One window of the Sphaerochaeta associata genome contains the following:
- a CDS encoding PspA/IM30 family protein translates to MQMFKRIADIFNSHVNSALDKLEDPAKMISLMITELEDTQTKARSSMAARKAEQTSLEREKAEFEKSVLRWEDRAKLAITNGREDLAREALLEKKHAAEQIKRIEEQLANLTSILASQSAQLTQIADKLKEVKDKQQILVQRARSAKEKKQVAQTLKSSDSADLARKFSELESKIERMEADAEMAGYHGSPSASDEFAKMESDEAIEAELASLKQSMTKKKEQK, encoded by the coding sequence ATGCAGATGTTTAAAAGAATCGCCGATATCTTCAACTCACACGTCAATAGTGCTTTGGACAAGCTTGAAGATCCGGCAAAGATGATCAGCCTGATGATCACCGAACTGGAGGATACCCAGACCAAGGCCCGTTCTTCCATGGCAGCCCGTAAAGCGGAGCAAACAAGCCTGGAGAGAGAAAAGGCTGAGTTTGAGAAATCCGTCCTTCGTTGGGAAGATCGCGCAAAGCTGGCCATCACCAATGGTCGTGAGGACCTGGCCCGCGAAGCCCTGTTGGAGAAAAAGCATGCCGCCGAGCAAATCAAGCGCATCGAGGAGCAACTTGCCAACCTGACTTCAATTCTTGCCAGCCAGAGCGCCCAGCTCACCCAGATCGCCGATAAGCTCAAGGAAGTCAAGGACAAACAACAGATCCTCGTCCAGAGAGCCAGAAGCGCCAAGGAGAAGAAGCAGGTCGCCCAGACCCTGAAGAGCAGCGATAGTGCAGACCTTGCCCGTAAGTTCAGTGAGCTCGAGAGCAAAATCGAGCGGATGGAAGCCGATGCCGAAATGGCAGGCTATCATGGATCACCTTCTGCGAGCGATGAGTTTGCAAAAATGGAATCCGATGAGGCCATCGAGGCCGAGCTTGCAAGCTTGAAGCAGTCCATGACCAAGAAGAAGGAGCAGAAATAA
- a CDS encoding PspC domain-containing protein produces the protein MYYDREEDRTLYRERRGMILGVFQGLATWSGLPVLLLRIIGLILLFSVGFVPMAIAYILTALMLPSR, from the coding sequence ATGTACTACGACAGAGAAGAGGATCGTACCCTGTATCGTGAAAGACGGGGCATGATATTGGGAGTGTTCCAAGGATTGGCCACCTGGTCGGGGCTGCCGGTACTCCTGCTCAGAATCATCGGCCTTATCCTGCTCTTCTCGGTTGGATTCGTTCCGATGGCCATCGCCTACATTCTGACAGCACTCATGCTGCCTTCACGATAA
- a CDS encoding sigma 54-interacting transcriptional regulator has translation MEAVQAGYNQQPLGESEVFLDFQSKLSRAATVNRSVLLVGERGSGKEIAARRLHFLSPRWQQNLVTVNCAALPPSLIETELFGYEQGAFTGAQKTRKGRFEEAEGGTLFLDEIGLIPLEVQEKILRVVEYGTYERVGSSVTHETNVRIIGATNADLPTLCEQGKFKEDLLDRLSFEVLFLPPLRERGEDIILLATYFASKMTLECGRKEMPSFSEDVISQMLCYPWPGNVRELKNVVERAVYRSDASLIEHLEFNPFDNPFKRTSQQQPVLPLQEAELDLSQFEAARLELDLKYLKQALKNASGNQKEAAKLLNLTYDQLRGLYRKYQDRLQEEEQDIK, from the coding sequence ATGGAAGCCGTGCAAGCCGGATACAATCAGCAACCCCTGGGTGAGAGTGAAGTCTTTCTTGACTTCCAAAGCAAGCTCAGCCGGGCTGCAACCGTGAATCGCTCGGTGCTGCTTGTAGGAGAACGGGGCAGCGGCAAGGAAATTGCCGCCAGACGTCTCCACTTCCTCTCCCCGAGGTGGCAGCAGAACCTGGTAACGGTCAACTGCGCCGCCCTTCCGCCCTCCCTCATTGAAACAGAACTTTTCGGCTATGAGCAAGGAGCTTTCACCGGAGCGCAGAAGACCCGCAAAGGCAGGTTCGAGGAAGCCGAAGGCGGGACGCTCTTTCTGGATGAGATCGGTCTCATCCCCTTGGAAGTCCAGGAGAAGATTCTCAGGGTGGTCGAGTACGGCACCTACGAGCGGGTGGGATCGTCGGTGACCCATGAAACGAACGTACGGATCATCGGTGCGACCAATGCCGACCTGCCGACCCTGTGCGAACAGGGAAAGTTCAAGGAGGACCTGCTGGACCGCCTCTCCTTCGAGGTGCTCTTCCTTCCCCCGCTTCGCGAGCGGGGCGAGGATATAATCCTGTTGGCAACCTATTTTGCCTCCAAGATGACCCTTGAGTGCGGGCGCAAGGAGATGCCCTCGTTCAGTGAGGACGTCATCTCCCAGATGCTCTGCTATCCTTGGCCGGGTAATGTCCGTGAGCTGAAAAATGTTGTTGAGCGGGCTGTCTATCGCAGCGACGCTTCACTGATCGAACACCTTGAGTTCAACCCGTTCGACAATCCATTCAAGCGCACGAGTCAGCAACAGCCGGTCCTGCCCCTTCAGGAGGCAGAGCTCGATTTGAGCCAATTCGAGGCGGCACGACTTGAGCTGGACCTCAAGTATCTCAAACAAGCCCTCAAGAACGCTTCAGGCAACCAGAAAGAGGCTGCAAAGCTGCTCAATCTGACCTATGACCAACTGCGGGGACTGTACCGAAAATATCAGGACCGCCTGCAAGAAGAAGAGCAGGACATCAAATGA
- a CDS encoding PspA/IM30 family protein, giving the protein MGVFSRFLDIVNANINSLLDKAEDPEKMIKLMMQEMEDTLIELKSSCAAKMASRAKTDRTYKEALSAVDRWQSRAELAISKGREDLAREALLERKQAKAALDQLQAELSAYDDLIRTAKSEINQIEDKLTTVKQKYQMMVERAKRAREEQAAQEALKRANDSSTFGRFSDMEEKIDRMQANNEMNRPTNSSLDDKFRDLEEMDDIDAEIAELRKRAGL; this is encoded by the coding sequence ATGGGAGTGTTTTCAAGATTCTTAGATATTGTCAACGCAAATATCAACTCACTGCTCGACAAGGCGGAAGATCCGGAAAAGATGATCAAGTTGATGATGCAGGAGATGGAAGATACCCTGATCGAGCTGAAGAGTTCCTGCGCTGCGAAAATGGCCAGCAGAGCCAAAACCGACCGCACCTACAAGGAGGCGCTCAGTGCTGTCGATCGCTGGCAGAGCAGAGCGGAGCTCGCCATCAGCAAAGGTCGGGAGGATCTGGCCAGGGAAGCGTTGCTGGAACGAAAGCAGGCAAAGGCGGCCCTTGATCAGCTGCAGGCTGAGCTCAGTGCATACGACGACTTGATCAGGACTGCAAAGAGCGAGATCAATCAGATCGAGGACAAGCTTACCACGGTCAAGCAGAAGTATCAGATGATGGTTGAGCGGGCCAAGCGTGCTCGCGAAGAACAGGCTGCACAGGAGGCTCTCAAGCGTGCCAACGACAGCAGCACCTTCGGTCGGTTCAGCGATATGGAAGAGAAGATCGACCGGATGCAGGCAAACAATGAGATGAATCGGCCCACCAATTCTTCTCTCGACGACAAGTTCAGGGACCTGGAAGAGATGGATGACATTGATGCCGAAATCGCTGAACTGCGCAAGCGCGCCGGCTTGTAA
- a CDS encoding PspC domain-containing protein, translating to MATKKLYRSPRGKIFGVCTGLAEWRDLPADPVRLIVFLVVLVTGVFPGALIYLAAALLIPMNPGYDYSESTIYSNDEPKQSEAELKAEYERLKRKVEKMESEMFNKERDWDDRFHQGS from the coding sequence ATGGCTACCAAAAAATTGTACAGATCCCCTCGGGGAAAGATTTTCGGGGTTTGCACCGGCCTTGCTGAGTGGAGGGACCTGCCCGCCGACCCAGTTCGTCTGATTGTTTTCCTGGTGGTGCTTGTCACCGGAGTGTTCCCGGGAGCCTTGATCTACTTGGCTGCCGCCCTCTTGATTCCCATGAATCCAGGATACGACTACTCTGAGAGCACAATCTACTCCAATGACGAACCCAAGCAGAGTGAAGCGGAGCTGAAAGCCGAGTACGAGAGACTCAAGCGCAAGGTCGAAAAGATGGAAAGCGAAATGTTCAACAAGGAACGGGATTGGGACGACCGATTCCACCAGGGAAGCTGA
- a CDS encoding DUF4097 family beta strand repeat-containing protein, translated as MLKDTKANKIFLIILVVLLALGFTVSRGWTIRSRDSRTNQSIDFATTDSLKVSTISNDIVIEVDNAAKGASVSIGKNESDVLSVSKTGRSLNVDVKPKKAWYFRFFSYSPSALVITLPASRLDGLELSSISGDIRILHPIQGSTLVARSTSGEIDFLTLTADQSIKLSSISGSINGSEVAGKRSVELMSTSGSIEVQSVEAQDANLKSISSSIEAEVEILDGGSLNAASTSGSVQIDLKQSSNLKIQASSTSGQIVFNDKDMGKSAAFETGSARNKVNLSTVSGSIKLWY; from the coding sequence ATGCTCAAAGATACCAAGGCCAACAAGATTTTCCTGATAATTCTGGTGGTTCTGTTGGCCCTCGGCTTCACCGTAAGCAGAGGGTGGACCATCCGTAGCAGGGACAGCCGGACCAACCAGTCCATCGATTTCGCAACCACCGATTCGCTGAAGGTTTCGACGATTTCCAATGACATCGTCATCGAAGTGGACAACGCCGCCAAAGGCGCTTCCGTTTCGATTGGAAAAAATGAGTCGGACGTCCTGTCGGTCTCGAAAACCGGCAGGAGCCTGAACGTGGACGTCAAACCCAAGAAAGCATGGTATTTCCGCTTCTTCTCCTACTCCCCCTCGGCGCTGGTCATCACCCTGCCCGCATCCCGCCTGGACGGCCTTGAGCTTTCCAGCATCTCGGGGGATATCCGGATCCTGCACCCCATCCAGGGCAGCACTTTGGTTGCCAGGAGCACCAGCGGAGAGATCGATTTCTTGACCTTGACAGCCGATCAGAGCATTAAACTGAGCAGCATCAGCGGCAGCATCAATGGAAGTGAAGTTGCCGGTAAGCGTTCGGTTGAACTGATGAGCACCAGCGGAAGCATCGAAGTACAGAGCGTAGAGGCTCAGGATGCAAATCTCAAATCCATCAGTTCCAGCATTGAGGCAGAGGTGGAGATCCTGGACGGAGGATCGCTGAACGCCGCCTCGACCAGCGGTTCCGTGCAGATTGATCTGAAGCAGAGCTCCAACCTGAAGATCCAAGCCTCCAGCACCAGCGGCCAGATAGTTTTCAATGATAAGGATATGGGAAAGAGTGCGGCATTTGAGACGGGAAGCGCCAGAAACAAGGTGAACCTCTCCACTGTGAGCGGTTCAATCAAGCTCTGGTACTGA
- a CDS encoding DUF1576 domain-containing protein produces MQRSEKLLYLLMVLLITLLFITAMALEGPLEVVGQVVSLQRESARLINDFTLYGVGTALFNAATVGTLGLVLVYFATVSLSGPTLSAILTMMGFAFFGNTLLNCTPLILGVWLASKLARKTFGSYSLIALFGTALGPLVTYVMFSLGLPYALSIPLGLVSGVAAGFILPAVAGSMLQLHQGYNLYNVGFSCGFIGLFAANLLLASNKMQAITIAWNTAYSLSLTLLVPVFSLTLIITAIVVDKPKRSMQGLLAIQKLSGRLPYDFFDTGYFGGTLLNIGLLGLLYWTYVLVVGGVINGPVIGGIFTIMAFGGFGKTLKNTTPVVVGVILSTLLFGKSLTAPGPLLAALFATTLAPIAGQFGIIAGLLAGFIHLIMVEVTASWHAGLDLYNNGFAGGLTASLFIAILQWYKTNRPKEDFTT; encoded by the coding sequence GTGCAGCGTAGTGAAAAGCTTTTATATCTTCTGATGGTTCTACTTATCACCTTGCTCTTCATTACCGCCATGGCCCTCGAGGGCCCGCTCGAGGTGGTGGGACAGGTTGTATCCTTACAGAGAGAAAGTGCACGTCTGATCAACGATTTCACCCTCTACGGGGTGGGAACTGCACTCTTCAATGCCGCAACCGTAGGAACGCTTGGTTTGGTTTTGGTCTACTTTGCCACCGTCAGTCTTTCTGGACCCACCCTCTCTGCAATCCTGACGATGATGGGCTTCGCCTTCTTCGGCAACACCCTGCTCAACTGCACTCCCCTCATCCTGGGAGTATGGCTTGCCAGCAAGCTCGCACGGAAAACCTTCGGTTCCTACAGTCTCATCGCCCTATTCGGCACCGCTCTCGGACCGCTGGTCACCTATGTCATGTTCTCCCTCGGCCTTCCTTATGCACTTTCCATCCCTCTGGGGTTGGTTTCAGGAGTTGCTGCAGGCTTCATCCTCCCTGCAGTCGCCGGCTCGATGCTGCAGCTTCATCAAGGCTACAATCTGTACAACGTCGGCTTCAGCTGCGGCTTCATCGGCCTGTTTGCAGCGAATCTGCTGCTCGCATCCAACAAGATGCAAGCCATAACCATTGCATGGAATACTGCGTACTCCCTCTCCCTCACCCTGCTTGTCCCCGTTTTCAGCCTCACCCTCATTATCACCGCCATCGTCGTCGACAAACCCAAGCGCAGCATGCAAGGACTGCTTGCCATCCAGAAGCTGTCCGGACGGCTTCCCTACGACTTTTTCGACACCGGGTATTTCGGCGGTACGCTGCTGAACATCGGCCTGCTCGGATTGTTGTACTGGACCTATGTACTGGTAGTTGGAGGTGTCATCAACGGCCCGGTCATCGGAGGAATCTTCACCATCATGGCTTTCGGAGGTTTCGGCAAAACCTTGAAAAACACCACCCCGGTGGTTGTAGGAGTCATTCTTTCCACCTTGCTGTTCGGCAAGTCCCTTACAGCCCCCGGGCCCTTGCTTGCAGCGCTTTTTGCCACCACACTCGCCCCTATCGCCGGTCAATTCGGCATCATCGCCGGCCTGCTTGCAGGCTTCATCCACCTGATCATGGTGGAAGTAACGGCTTCCTGGCATGCCGGCCTCGACCTCTATAACAATGGATTTGCAGGAGGTCTGACCGCAAGTTTATTCATCGCCATCCTGCAATGGTACAAGACCAATCGCCCGAAGGAGGATTTCACCACATGA